A genomic stretch from Anaerococcus mediterraneensis includes:
- a CDS encoding coenzyme F420-0:L-glutamate ligase, with amino-acid sequence MERLIGTRAMGLRAPIIKAGDDLVKIVGDLVEEVGKEEVRLNDKDVVAVTESLLARSQGNYATIQEIAKDFSDKFEDDEVAILFPILSRNRFSILLKAFALTGKKLHICLSYPSDEVGNLLMDEMDLFNSDINPYKDVLSLDDFRKVAGDYKHLFTGMDYPEFYTEIAKNSEVHFLNNPVDALKFTDSVLVSSIHTREIVKRQLVEAGAKKVLKLDDIMTEPVDGSGYNSEYGLLGSNLSTGDVVKLFPRNAQDFVEKLQKRLIEETGKHIEVMIYGDGAFKDPVGHIWELADPVVSPGFTDGLTGTPNELKLKYIADNDLASMRGKEAADAFKELVRQKDAHKDEVDQNKRLGTTPRQITDLLGSLSDLVSGSGDKGTPVVLVQGYFDNYSND; translated from the coding sequence ATGGAAAGATTAATAGGTACAAGAGCAATGGGGCTTAGGGCTCCGATTATAAAAGCTGGCGATGATTTGGTTAAAATCGTTGGCGATTTGGTAGAAGAAGTTGGCAAAGAAGAAGTAAGGCTTAATGACAAGGATGTTGTGGCTGTAACAGAGTCTTTGCTTGCTAGAAGTCAGGGCAATTATGCAACTATCCAAGAGATAGCCAAGGATTTTTCTGATAAGTTTGAGGATGATGAGGTTGCAATTTTATTTCCTATTTTGAGTAGAAATAGATTTTCAATTTTGCTAAAGGCTTTTGCCCTTACTGGCAAAAAGCTCCATATTTGTTTGTCTTATCCATCAGATGAGGTGGGCAACCTCCTTATGGATGAGATGGATTTGTTCAATTCTGATATAAATCCTTATAAAGATGTTTTAAGCTTAGATGATTTTAGAAAAGTAGCAGGTGATTATAAACACTTGTTTACTGGTATGGATTATCCAGAATTTTATACTGAAATTGCAAAGAATTCTGAAGTTCACTTTTTAAACAATCCTGTTGATGCACTAAAATTTACTGACAGTGTTTTGGTTAGCTCAATCCATACAAGGGAGATTGTCAAAAGACAGCTTGTAGAGGCAGGGGCTAAAAAAGTTTTAAAGCTTGATGATATAATGACAGAGCCTGTAGATGGCTCAGGATACAACTCTGAATACGGTCTTTTGGGATCAAATTTATCAACTGGTGATGTTGTAAAACTTTTCCCAAGAAATGCCCAGGACTTTGTAGAAAAGCTTCAAAAAAGATTGATAGAAGAAACAGGCAAACATATAGAGGTCATGATCTATGGTGACGGAGCCTTCAAAGACCCTGTAGGTCACATTTGGGAGCTAGCAGATCCTGTTGTATCACCAGGTTTTACAGATGGTTTGACAGGTACTCCAAACGAACTAAAGCTAAAATATATAGCTGATAATGACCTAGCCTCTATGAGGGGCAAAGAGGCAGCAGATGCCTTCAAAGAACTTGTTAGGCAAAAGGATGCCCACAAAGATGAGGTTGATCAAAACAAACGCCTAGGTACAACACCTAGACAGATCACAGATCTTTTGGGATCCCTATCAGATTTGGTTTCTGGATCAGGAGATAAGGGAACACCTGTTGTACTTGTCCAGGGATATTTTGATAATTATTCAAACGACTAA
- a CDS encoding NAD-dependent protein deacylase: MSDIKEVKKLIDESNNIVFFGGAGVSTASGVPDFRSATGLYNRENNSKYSPEYMLSHDFFVNHPDEFMTYCKENLMIEGIKPNPAHYALAKLEKMGKLRGVITQNVDSLHQEAGSKNVIELHGNLRDYYCTKCHKNFDLAYVKSFPKEAHCDKCGGIIRPDIVLYGEGLDQNSISYAINLIAQADVLIVGGTSLVVYPAAGLIDFYKGDKLILINKDQTSRDTRADYLINDDIAKVMESLVGE, from the coding sequence ATGAGCGATATAAAAGAAGTTAAAAAATTAATTGATGAATCGAATAATATAGTGTTTTTTGGTGGGGCAGGAGTATCAACTGCTTCTGGGGTGCCTGATTTTAGGTCGGCTACTGGACTTTATAATAGGGAGAACAATTCCAAATATTCACCAGAGTATATGCTTAGCCATGATTTTTTTGTAAATCATCCTGATGAGTTTATGACTTATTGCAAGGAAAATCTGATGATTGAAGGAATTAAACCAAACCCAGCCCACTATGCTCTTGCAAAACTAGAGAAGATGGGCAAGCTTAGAGGAGTTATAACACAAAATGTCGATAGTCTCCACCAAGAGGCTGGGAGCAAAAATGTTATAGAACTTCATGGCAATCTCAGGGATTATTATTGTACCAAATGCCATAAAAATTTTGACCTTGCCTATGTAAAAAGCTTCCCAAAAGAGGCCCATTGTGATAAGTGTGGCGGGATTATAAGACCTGATATAGTTTTATATGGTGAGGGTCTTGACCAAAATAGTATTTCTTATGCTATAAATCTGATTGCCCAAGCTGATGTTTTGATTGTAGGCGGGACGAGTCTTGTTGTCTATCCTGCAGCGGGCCTTATAGATTTTTATAAGGGAGATAAACTTATTCTGATAAACAAGGATCAAACAAGCAGGGATACCAGGGCTGATTATCTTATTAATGATGATATAGCAAAAGTTATGGAAAGTTTGGTAGGTGAATAA
- a CDS encoding Fic family protein — MDYIYKIYYKNYDKYNDEYIKRINNENTLKTNLEIKSINENYNLYFVPNIQTHIKLDKIRKNDKTLIELEQQLPPVIGESLLVDAISSELQSSNELEGVESKKEDIVFSTKKILSNNDTKEERFNSTINSYLLLINKALKIPKDSKDIRKIYDKITDGEIASDNLPDGFIFRKNDVHINKLGTVSGETIHKGIVGEDNIIEHIDNMLKFVNEANLPLLLKLAIGHYYFEYIHPFYDGNGRLGRFISSIYIESEYSYLTALSLSRGSYLEKAKYYKAFDVTNGQKNKGELNFFIDTFLEILIKGQEEMVENLIDKTQKINVLIDRINKDSNLDKDLDKKLLIGFLPNALFLFNSPISREEIIEKMSEDRHPVVQVKRSLNKLVDLKYLKIMKKRPITYSVEDSYL, encoded by the coding sequence ATGGATTATATATATAAAATTTACTATAAAAATTATGATAAATATAATGATGAGTATATAAAAAGAATTAATAACGAAAATACTCTAAAAACAAATCTAGAGATAAAATCAATTAATGAAAATTATAATCTTTACTTTGTCCCTAATATACAAACTCATATAAAATTAGATAAAATTAGAAAAAATGATAAGACGTTAATAGAATTAGAGCAACAACTTCCACCAGTAATTGGTGAATCTCTTTTAGTGGATGCTATATCAAGTGAATTACAGTCTAGCAATGAATTAGAGGGTGTGGAATCAAAGAAAGAGGATATTGTATTTTCTACAAAAAAGATATTATCTAATAATGATACCAAAGAGGAAAGATTTAATAGCACTATAAATTCTTATTTATTACTTATAAACAAAGCACTAAAAATCCCAAAAGATAGCAAAGATATTAGAAAAATATATGATAAAATAACTGATGGAGAAATAGCATCTGATAATTTACCTGATGGGTTTATATTTAGAAAAAATGATGTTCATATAAACAAACTAGGTACGGTTAGTGGTGAAACTATACACAAAGGTATTGTTGGAGAAGATAATATCATAGAGCACATAGACAATATGTTAAAATTCGTAAATGAAGCTAATTTACCATTGTTATTAAAGCTTGCTATTGGTCACTACTATTTTGAATATATACATCCTTTTTATGATGGAAATGGAAGGTTGGGTAGGTTTATATCTAGCATTTATATAGAAAGTGAGTATTCATATTTAACTGCATTGTCTTTATCAAGAGGATCGTATTTAGAAAAAGCAAAATATTACAAAGCATTTGATGTTACTAATGGACAAAAAAATAAAGGGGAATTAAACTTCTTCATAGATACTTTTTTAGAGATACTTATAAAAGGTCAAGAAGAAATGGTTGAAAATTTGATAGATAAAACTCAAAAAATTAATGTGCTTATAGATAGGATAAATAAAGACAGCAATTTAGATAAAGATTTAGATAAAAAATTGCTAATTGGCTTTTTACCCAATGCTCTATTTTTATTTAATAGCCCTATATCTAGGGAAGAAATTATTGAAAAAATGTCAGAGGATAGACATCCTGTAGTACAAGTAAAAAGATCTCTTAATAAATTAGTAGATCTAAAATATTTAAAAATAATGAAAAAAAGGCCTATAACCTATAGTGTAGAAGATAGTTATTTGTAG
- a CDS encoding xylulokinase, producing the protein MEKKIEKIKKEIEDGRAYLGIELGSTRMKSVLINEDFEVLAQGSFQWEASYIDGFWTYSLGEIKIGLANSFKDLKENVSTKYGLKLEKIAGLGISGMMHGLLAFDKNMDLITPFRTWRNTNTDQAVNFLTDYFNFNIPHRWSVAHLYQAILSKESFVDKIDYMTTLSGYVHYLLSGQKVLGIGDASGMFPVDKNYDYRQDLIEKFDQIREVKEHNIKIKKILPKVMVAGENAGNLTPEGAKLLDPDGDLEPGAIMCPPEGDAGTGMVATNSVSEKTGNISIGTSIFSMIVLEKDLEKYYKEIDIVTTPDGKPVAMVHCNNGTADFDAWLSLFAEFAKDNKAIENDLYSYIYNKSKEADLDAGGLIVYNYLSGEPINGVLEGRPMVIRKEDSKFTLANFILANLYSIMATIRIGQDILTEKENVIIEEMLGHGGVFKSKEIMQNIVSAALDTKVATYQSASEGGPWGIAILAAFSKNKKPEESLDNFLKEKVFAQTNKKISLEAKADMKEGFEKFLQNYKKSLPTQKEAGKNF; encoded by the coding sequence ATGGAAAAGAAAATAGAAAAAATCAAAAAAGAAATAGAAGATGGAAGGGCCTATCTGGGTATAGAGCTAGGGTCCACTAGGATGAAATCAGTCCTAATAAATGAGGATTTTGAAGTTTTGGCCCAGGGATCTTTTCAGTGGGAGGCATCCTACATCGATGGATTTTGGACCTATAGTTTAGGAGAGATAAAAATAGGCCTTGCAAATTCCTTCAAAGATTTAAAAGAAAATGTATCCACTAAATACGGACTAAAGCTAGAAAAAATTGCTGGCTTGGGCATATCTGGTATGATGCACGGACTTTTGGCCTTTGATAAAAATATGGACCTTATTACTCCTTTTAGGACGTGGAGAAATACCAATACAGACCAAGCAGTCAATTTTTTGACAGATTATTTCAATTTCAATATTCCCCACCGCTGGTCTGTAGCCCACCTATATCAGGCGATTTTAAGTAAAGAAAGCTTTGTAGATAAGATAGACTATATGACAACCCTGTCTGGTTATGTTCATTATCTTTTATCTGGGCAAAAAGTATTGGGTATAGGTGATGCATCTGGCATGTTTCCAGTAGATAAAAACTATGACTATAGGCAGGATCTTATAGAAAAATTTGACCAGATAAGAGAAGTCAAAGAGCATAATATAAAAATAAAAAAAATATTGCCAAAAGTCATGGTTGCTGGAGAGAATGCTGGCAATTTGACCCCAGAAGGAGCAAAACTTTTGGATCCTGATGGAGATCTAGAACCTGGTGCCATCATGTGTCCACCAGAAGGCGATGCTGGTACGGGTATGGTTGCCACCAACTCTGTATCAGAAAAAACAGGCAACATATCTATAGGCACATCTATTTTTTCTATGATAGTTTTGGAAAAAGACCTAGAAAAATACTATAAAGAAATAGATATAGTTACAACTCCTGATGGCAAGCCAGTAGCCATGGTCCATTGTAATAATGGAACAGCAGATTTTGATGCTTGGCTATCCTTATTTGCCGAATTTGCAAAAGATAATAAGGCTATCGAAAATGATCTATACTCTTATATCTACAATAAAAGCAAAGAAGCAGACTTAGATGCAGGAGGCCTTATAGTCTATAACTACCTATCAGGAGAACCCATCAATGGAGTTCTTGAAGGCAGACCAATGGTCATCAGAAAAGAAGATAGCAAGTTTACTTTGGCCAATTTTATCCTAGCAAACTTGTATTCTATAATGGCAACCATCAGAATAGGCCAAGATATATTGACAGAAAAAGAAAATGTAATCATAGAAGAAATGCTAGGCCATGGTGGAGTTTTTAAAAGCAAAGAAATCATGCAAAATATCGTGTCAGCTGCCCTAGATACAAAAGTAGCTACCTACCAATCAGCTAGCGAAGGTGGCCCTTGGGGCATTGCAATCCTTGCAGCCTTTAGCAAAAATAAAAAACCAGAGGAAAGCCTTGATAACTTTCTAAAAGAAAAAGTATTTGCACAAACAAACAAAAAAATAAGCCTAGAAGCAAAGGCAGATATGAAAGAAGGCTTCGAAAAATTCTTACAAAACTACAAAAAAAGCCTGCCAACTCAAAAAGAAGCTGGTAAAAATTTTTAA
- a CDS encoding FGGY-family carbohydrate kinase, translating into MKYLIGLDNGGTVTKAIVINTDGKLLAKASRKIKTISERPLFVERDMEEVWQKNCQVIKEAIEKANINRDDIIAISISGHGKGLYPMGYDGKIVMNSILSTDNRAYEYTEKWKNDGTNEYLRKFNYQDLIPVQVPALVRWIMDNKKDLLDQIEWFFGIKDFLSYKLTGEARAEITDFSGSGILDLNTRSYSDEIFEKLGLEEVKDKFPPLIKSTEIAGKITKEASQLTGLPEGCVLVAGAFDIDACAIAMDIRNEDYLAIIGGTWSINEFIAKDFKVKNRTTKNSLYCIDDYVLIEESSPTSASNFEWFLNTLAENKDENKYDIINEKVRNCQIDVKGPLFFPYIYGSNYSEKAKATIIGMDSSTKNEEIYRAIYEGVAFSHKVHIDKLLEVKDDFKAFRLTGGISNSPIWIQIFADILDKPIEVIDQEELGAYGACILASVGVGVFDSIEDASKKLVKVKETYYPNKENVEKYKEKFKKYKAISESLDLVWDNFN; encoded by the coding sequence ATGAAATATTTAATAGGATTAGATAACGGAGGCACTGTAACCAAGGCCATAGTTATAAATACTGATGGCAAGCTTCTTGCAAAAGCCTCTAGAAAAATAAAGACGATTTCTGAAAGGCCTCTATTTGTAGAAAGAGATATGGAAGAAGTTTGGCAGAAAAATTGCCAGGTTATAAAAGAAGCCATAGAAAAAGCAAATATAAATAGAGATGATATCATAGCCATATCAATATCGGGCCACGGCAAGGGACTATATCCTATGGGCTATGATGGCAAAATTGTGATGAATTCTATATTGTCAACTGACAATAGGGCCTATGAATATACAGAAAAATGGAAAAATGATGGGACAAATGAATATCTTAGGAAATTCAACTACCAAGACCTAATTCCTGTACAAGTTCCAGCCCTAGTTAGGTGGATTATGGACAATAAAAAAGACTTGTTAGACCAGATCGAGTGGTTTTTTGGTATCAAAGATTTTCTAAGTTATAAACTCACAGGAGAAGCTAGGGCAGAAATCACAGACTTTTCTGGATCTGGTATCTTGGACCTAAACACCAGGTCATATTCAGATGAGATTTTTGAAAAACTTGGCCTAGAAGAAGTCAAGGATAAATTCCCTCCTTTGATAAAATCTACAGAAATAGCTGGAAAAATCACTAAGGAGGCAAGTCAGCTTACAGGATTGCCAGAAGGTTGCGTGCTTGTAGCTGGAGCATTTGATATAGACGCTTGTGCTATAGCAATGGATATTAGAAATGAAGATTATCTTGCTATAATTGGCGGGACCTGGTCTATAAATGAGTTTATTGCAAAGGATTTTAAAGTCAAAAATAGGACGACCAAAAACTCCTTGTACTGCATAGATGATTATGTTTTGATAGAAGAATCATCTCCAACTTCTGCATCAAATTTTGAGTGGTTTTTAAATACTCTTGCAGAAAACAAGGATGAAAATAAATATGATATAATAAATGAAAAAGTAAGAAACTGCCAGATTGATGTTAAGGGACCTTTATTTTTCCCATATATTTATGGGTCTAACTACTCAGAAAAAGCCAAGGCAACTATAATTGGTATGGATTCTTCAACAAAAAATGAAGAAATATACAGGGCAATTTATGAGGGAGTAGCCTTTAGCCACAAGGTCCATATAGACAAATTGCTGGAAGTAAAAGATGATTTCAAAGCCTTTAGGCTTACAGGTGGGATTTCAAATTCTCCAATTTGGATACAAATTTTTGCAGACATTTTGGATAAGCCTATAGAGGTCATAGACCAAGAAGAGCTAGGAGCCTATGGGGCTTGCATTTTAGCATCAGTTGGTGTTGGGGTTTTTGACTCTATAGAAGATGCTAGCAAAAAATTGGTCAAAGTCAAGGAAACCTACTATCCAAACAAGGAAAATGTAGAAAAATACAAAGAGAAATTCAAAAAATATAAGGCTATCTCAGAAAGTTTGGACCTGGTTTGGGATAATTTTAATTAA
- a CDS encoding ribokinase codes for MSNILVIGSINMDVVIQVENFPSEGQNIIAKSVELKCGGKGENCAIAIRNLTSDVEFVGAVGDDDHGKILLKNLKDHKLSTENMLISKDKKTGTCYIPVNSEGENYIIVDIGANEDLNGENIRKVYYEKILSADIIMIQLEIAISGIEEIIKICRENNKKLIIDAGPIRDIDKDIFRGTYLISPNETELAHILGEEIKDKDDLLAKAEDFRKSLDIENVLVKLGSKGSVLINDDGVCEVPAYKVKAVDPTAAGDSFMAGLIYGIHEGKSLLDSVEIATKCGAICVTRLGAVDSLAKLEDLENFKNFIID; via the coding sequence ATGAGTAATATTTTAGTAATTGGCAGCATAAATATGGATGTAGTTATCCAGGTAGAAAATTTTCCGTCAGAAGGTCAAAATATTATAGCAAAATCAGTTGAGTTAAAATGCGGTGGCAAGGGCGAAAATTGTGCCATAGCCATCAGAAACCTAACTAGTGATGTCGAATTTGTTGGGGCCGTCGGAGACGATGATCATGGCAAAATCCTCCTTAAAAATCTAAAAGACCATAAACTATCAACTGAAAATATGCTAATAAGTAAGGATAAAAAAACGGGGACTTGCTATATACCTGTAAATAGCGAGGGCGAGAATTATATAATTGTAGATATTGGAGCCAATGAAGACTTAAATGGAGAAAATATTAGAAAAGTCTATTATGAGAAAATTTTATCTGCAGATATTATCATGATCCAGCTAGAAATAGCTATCTCGGGTATAGAAGAGATTATAAAAATTTGTAGGGAAAATAATAAAAAGCTAATCATAGATGCTGGACCAATCAGAGATATAGATAAGGATATCTTTAGGGGTACCTACCTAATAAGCCCAAATGAAACTGAGCTAGCCCATATTTTAGGAGAAGAGATCAAGGATAAGGATGATCTTTTGGCCAAGGCAGAAGATTTTAGGAAAAGCCTAGATATAGAAAATGTCTTGGTCAAACTTGGTAGCAAGGGCTCAGTCCTAATCAATGATGATGGGGTGTGTGAAGTGCCTGCCTACAAGGTCAAGGCAGTAGATCCTACAGCTGCTGGGGACTCTTTTATGGCAGGTTTGATCTATGGCATTCACGAGGGTAAAAGTCTGTTGGATTCTGTAGAAATAGCTACAAAGTGTGGGGCGATTTGTGTAACCAGACTTGGTGCTGTAGATAGTCTAGCGAAATTAGAAGATTTGGAAAATTTTAAAAACTTTATTATAGATTAA
- a CDS encoding autoinducer 2 ABC transporter substrate-binding protein produces the protein MKKLRKIFASALTLAMLFAVTACGGGSKEAPAKEGESKEKTEAVETTEKEAEGEQTSGEGEYTIAIMPKLLGIPYFTQTGEGALKAGKELGVKVIYTGPTKADAAEQVKMIEDLINKGVDAIAVAPNDPAAVLPVLQKAKDAGILVLDWDSPTDSDIIDASVRQIDNKELGEHLVDLLVEKIGKEEGNYAVVTGGLSAANLNAWIDFGEAYAKEKYPGLKLVTDRIPSDEIQQQAYTKTLDLLTAYPELDGILGYSTVAPLGVAQAIRERGLQDKVSVVGTCVKEDAQDFLEDGSLDVGVLWDPAKLGYLTVGVAKTMLEGKELTDGMEIEGFGKIGVKEDGKTIIMGPPDDYTK, from the coding sequence ATGAAAAAATTAAGAAAAATTTTCGCATCAGCTCTAACATTAGCAATGTTGTTTGCTGTAACAGCTTGTGGAGGCGGATCTAAAGAAGCACCTGCAAAAGAAGGTGAATCTAAAGAAAAAACCGAAGCTGTAGAAACAACAGAAAAAGAAGCTGAGGGTGAGCAAACAAGTGGTGAAGGCGAATATACAATCGCTATAATGCCAAAACTTTTAGGTATTCCTTACTTTACTCAAACAGGTGAAGGTGCTTTAAAAGCTGGTAAAGAACTTGGGGTAAAAGTTATCTACACTGGCCCAACAAAAGCAGATGCTGCTGAGCAAGTAAAAATGATCGAAGACCTAATCAACAAGGGAGTAGATGCTATAGCAGTAGCTCCTAACGACCCAGCTGCAGTATTGCCAGTATTACAAAAAGCAAAAGACGCTGGTATCTTGGTTCTTGACTGGGATTCTCCAACAGATAGTGACATTATCGATGCTTCTGTTCGTCAAATCGACAATAAAGAACTTGGTGAACACTTGGTAGATTTATTGGTTGAGAAAATTGGAAAAGAAGAAGGTAACTATGCTGTAGTTACTGGTGGTCTATCAGCTGCTAACCTAAATGCTTGGATCGACTTTGGTGAAGCATATGCTAAAGAAAAATATCCAGGACTAAAATTAGTTACAGACAGAATTCCAAGTGATGAAATTCAACAACAAGCATACACAAAAACACTTGACCTACTTACAGCTTATCCAGAACTTGATGGTATCTTGGGTTATTCAACAGTAGCTCCTCTTGGAGTAGCACAAGCAATCCGTGAACGTGGACTACAAGATAAAGTTTCAGTTGTTGGTACTTGTGTAAAAGAAGATGCTCAAGACTTCTTGGAAGATGGATCTTTGGATGTTGGTGTTCTATGGGACCCAGCTAAACTTGGCTACCTAACAGTAGGTGTAGCTAAAACTATGCTTGAAGGCAAAGAACTAACAGACGGTATGGAAATCGAAGGATTTGGTAAAATCGGAGTTAAAGAAGATGGCAAGACCATCATCATGGGACCTCCAGATGACTATACAAAATAA
- a CDS encoding ABC transporter permease, translating into MVKKKSFKRKSKSERILLLVLVLTIVIMGIARPAQFFTVNNFQSMVSQMPEFGILALAMMTIILTGGINLAVAMIASLSGIIAAFVLSSGLTQSNPILGIFLAFVVSIISALIMGVINGAFVSYIGVAALLVTLGTSKLFEGIGLNLTKGGAVSGFPMEFMKIGNGKILGLPIPMLIYIVIIIISYILLEKTVWGKHLFLSGSNIMATEYSGVDVKWTVFKSYLFSACLSAMAGMIMISRYNSAKIDYGSSYLMQTVTAVVLGGTNIAGGEGSVAGTVIAVAIIQVIGTGLNIIGINRNIVDITIGAILIAVLAIKQISRMINDKKLIAQKKVN; encoded by the coding sequence ATGGTAAAGAAAAAATCATTTAAAAGAAAATCAAAATCAGAAAGAATTTTGCTGCTGGTTTTAGTATTGACCATAGTTATAATGGGGATTGCAAGACCTGCACAGTTCTTCACAGTTAACAACTTCCAATCAATGGTATCCCAGATGCCAGAATTTGGTATCCTGGCACTAGCAATGATGACTATAATCCTAACAGGTGGTATCAACCTAGCTGTAGCTATGATTGCATCCTTATCAGGAATTATAGCTGCCTTTGTCCTATCTAGTGGACTTACCCAATCAAATCCTATACTTGGTATATTTTTAGCCTTTGTAGTTTCTATAATAAGTGCTCTTATAATGGGCGTTATAAATGGTGCCTTTGTATCATATATAGGTGTTGCTGCCTTGCTTGTAACCTTGGGTACTAGCAAGCTATTTGAAGGTATTGGTCTAAACCTCACAAAGGGTGGTGCAGTTTCAGGATTTCCTATGGAATTTATGAAAATAGGTAATGGCAAAATCCTAGGCCTACCTATCCCTATGCTAATCTATATAGTTATAATTATAATTAGCTATATACTTTTAGAAAAAACTGTTTGGGGCAAACACCTTTTCTTGTCAGGATCAAACATCATGGCTACTGAATATTCTGGTGTAGATGTCAAATGGACAGTTTTCAAATCATATCTTTTCTCAGCATGCTTATCAGCTATGGCAGGAATGATCATGATTTCAAGATACAATTCAGCAAAGATTGACTACGGTTCATCATATTTGATGCAGACAGTCACAGCTGTAGTCTTAGGTGGTACAAATATAGCAGGTGGTGAGGGTAGTGTAGCAGGTACAGTTATAGCTGTTGCCATTATCCAAGTCATAGGTACTGGTCTAAACATCATAGGTATAAACAGGAATATTGTTGATATAACAATAGGAGCTATCTTGATAGCTGTACTTGCTATAAAACAAATTTCTAGAATGATAAATGATAAAAAACTTATAGCCCAAAAGAAGGTTAATTAA
- a CDS encoding ABC transporter permease, with the protein MKNLLKRNEFPILIITILLVFVLSLMTPNFFTIRNFVDISKGNTIYGIMALGMLCVLITGGIDLSIPGNITLTSLVCGKLLVNTGMGIAPILIICIVVGGLVGLVNGLLVTKLKLPAMVITLGINSILMGSVLYYTDGNMITGLPKWFQDFGFTRLFQVGDFSIPIQVVFLIVAAIITSFILHYTVIGRGVYAVGGSELSALRVGYKVDKIKILVYVYIGMLVGLAGFINTSIVQGVNPNTYVGIDMTVISIAVIGGASTLGGVGSVFGTILGTILMAFINNGLIIARVPTYWQNIVMGIIILAAITIDVVKRNIEKGKLVKVDVEE; encoded by the coding sequence ATGAAAAATTTATTAAAAAGAAATGAATTTCCAATCCTTATTATAACTATATTATTAGTATTTGTCCTAAGTTTGATGACCCCAAATTTCTTTACCATAAGAAACTTTGTCGATATATCAAAGGGCAATACTATATATGGAATAATGGCTTTGGGTATGTTGTGCGTCTTAATAACTGGCGGTATAGACCTATCAATCCCAGGCAATATCACACTAACATCCTTAGTTTGTGGTAAGCTTTTGGTAAATACAGGCATGGGCATCGCGCCAATACTTATAATTTGTATTGTAGTTGGAGGCCTTGTTGGACTTGTAAATGGTTTGCTTGTAACAAAACTAAAGTTGCCTGCAATGGTTATAACACTTGGTATAAACAGTATTTTGATGGGTAGTGTACTTTACTATACAGATGGTAATATGATCACCGGCCTACCAAAATGGTTCCAAGACTTTGGTTTTACTAGATTATTTCAAGTAGGAGACTTCTCCATACCAATCCAAGTTGTATTTTTGATAGTAGCTGCAATAATAACATCATTTATACTTCACTACACAGTTATAGGTAGGGGAGTTTATGCTGTTGGTGGTAGTGAGCTATCAGCGCTTAGAGTTGGTTATAAAGTTGATAAAATTAAAATATTAGTCTATGTTTATATAGGTATGCTTGTTGGTCTAGCTGGATTTATAAATACATCCATAGTTCAAGGTGTAAACCCAAACACCTATGTAGGTATAGATATGACAGTAATATCTATAGCAGTAATTGGTGGAGCTAGTACTCTTGGTGGTGTCGGATCAGTTTTTGGAACCATACTAGGTACAATACTTATGGCCTTTATAAATAACGGTTTGATCATAGCAAGAGTACCAACCTATTGGCAAAACATAGTTATGGGAATAATAATCCTTGCTGCAATCACAATAGATGTTGTCAAGAGAAATATAGAAAAAGGCAAACTAGTCAAAGTTGACGTGGAAGAGTAG